The proteins below come from a single Panicum hallii strain FIL2 chromosome 7, PHallii_v3.1, whole genome shotgun sequence genomic window:
- the LOC112899992 gene encoding uncharacterized protein LOC112899992, producing the protein MAKSLRSKREKRLRTLRREIAEPFYDKKEAAKLAAQAAALEAPPLPVRGPPSQDAGSSRADGSASAMDVEMSDGGNGRLKSLLKPLGSISKKKVQLHLKIKKDKRKARKKGKFSFKK; encoded by the exons atgGCGAAGTCGCTGCGATCCAAGCGGGAGAAGCGGCTGCGGACGCTGCGGCGGGAGATCGCGGAGCCCTTCTACGACAAGAAGGAGGCCGCGAAGCTCGCCGCGCAGGCTGCCGCCCTTGAAGCTCCCCCGCTTCCGGTCCGCGGCCCGCCGTCCCAGGATGCCGGCAGCTCCCGTGCCGACGGCTCGGCCTCGGCCATGG ATGTGGAGATGTCTGATGGAGGAAACGGCAGGTTGAAATCCTTGTTGAAGCCACTTGGCAGCATTAGCAAGAAGAAGGTACAGCTTCATTTGAAGATCAAGAAAGACAAGAGGAAAGCTAGAAAGAAGGGGAAGTTTTCTTTTAAGAAGTAG
- the LOC112901688 gene encoding vacuolar-sorting receptor 7-like — protein MALHVHGHGRRLAAAAWAWLAVSMMASLASARFIVEKNSVKVLSPRSLRGHHEAAIANYGVPEYGGRLTGVVLYPEDPKLATGCGPFGDKKFRSPSGRPVVLLVDRGGCYFALKTWNAQLAGAAAVLVADSADEPLLTMDSPEDETPDMAFLANITVPSALVTKRFGDALRRAASPSSGGSGEEVVVRLDWRESMPHPDERVEYEFWTNSNDECGPRCDEQAAFVRAFRGHAQLLEKGGYALFTPHYITWFCPDAFLDTPQCKAQCINRGRYCVPDPEGDLAAGYDGKDVVVENLRQLCVHRVANASSRPWVWWDYVADYHLRCSMKENKYTRRCAEDVVRSLGLPMDMIDKCMGDPDADAENDVLKTEQIVQVGHGTRGDVTILPTLVINNVQYRGKLESTAVLKAICAGFKETTEPHVCLTPDMETDECLDNNGGCWRDEKTNITACKDTYRGRICQCPVVGGVQYQGDGYTECKAVGPGRCAMGNGGCWTETRNGKTLSACSGSDLSGCKCPPGFKGDGFHCQDVDECSEKLACSCPHCSCKNNWGGFDCKCGGGLMYIKSEDTCIAKNMSAFGWLVTALVVSCLAGAGVAGYVFYKYRLRRYMDSEIMAIMAQYMPLDSQHNENQPLRTQETQQA, from the exons ATGGCACTCCACGTCCACGGCCACGGGAGGAGGCTcgccgcggcggcgtgggcATGGCTCGCCGTGTCCATGATGGCGAGCCTGGCGTCGGCGCGGTTCATCGTCGAGAAGAACAGCGTCAAGGTGCTGTCCCCGCGCTCGCTGCGCGGCCACCACGAGGCCGCGATCGCCAACTACGGCGTCCCGGAGTACGGCGGCAGGCTGACCGGCGTGGTGCTGTACCCGGAGGACCCGAAGCTGGCCACGGGCTGCGGGCCGTTTGGCGACAAGAAGTTCAGGTCGCCGTCGGGCCGCCCCGTGGTCCTCCTCGTGGACCGCGGGGGCTGCTACTTCGCGCTCAAGACGTGGAACGCGCAgctggccggcgcggcggccgtgctggTGGCCGACAGCGCCGACGAGCCACTGCTGACGATGGACAGCCCCGAGGACGAGACCCCCGACATGGCGTTCCTCGCTAACATCACGGTCCCCTCGGCGCTGGTCACCAAGCGGTTCGGCGacgccctccgccgcgccgcctccccctcctccggcggcagcggcgaggaggtggtggtgcgCCTCGACTGGCGCGAGTCGATGCCGCACCCCGACGAGCGCGTGGAGTACGAGTTCTGGACCAACAGCAACGACGAGTGCGGGCCGCGGTGCGACGAGCAGGCGGCGTTCGTGCGCGCGTTCCGCGGCCACGCGCAGCTGCTGGAGAAAGGCGGGTACGCGCTCTTCACCCCGCACTACATCACCTGGTTCTGCCCCGACGCGTTCCTGGACACGCCGCAGTGCAAGGCCCAGTGCATCAACCGCGGCCGCTACTGCGTGCCGGACCCGGAgggggacctcgccgccggctatGACGGCAAGGACGTGGTGGTGGAGAACCTGCGCCAGCTCTGCGTCCACCGCGTCGCCAACGCGAGCAGCCGGCCATGGGTCTGGTGGGACTACGTCGCCGACTACCACCTCCGCTGCTCCATGAAGGAGAACAAGTACACCCGCCGCTGCGCCGAGGACGTCGTCCGATCGCTCG GGTTGCCGATGGACATGATCGACAAGTGCATGGGGGAtcccgacgccgacgccgagaACGACGTGCTCAAGACGGAGCAGATTGTTCAG GTCGGGCATGGAACTCGAGGAGACGTGACGATCTTGCCGACGCTGGTGATCAACAACGTGCAGTATCGAG gcaaattggAGAGCACTGCGGTCCTCAAAGCGATTTGTGCCGGGTTCAAGGAGACCACCGAGCCTCATGTCTGCCTGACACCAG ACATGGAGACCGACGAGTGCCTCGACAACAACGGCGGCTGCTGGCGCGACGAGAAGACCAACATCACGGCCTGCAAG GACACCTACAGAGGGAGGATTTGCCAGTGCCCTGTGGTGGGTGGCGTTCAGTACCAAGGAGATGGGTACACCGAATGCAAAG CGGTCGGACCGGGCCGGTGCGCCATGGGCAACGGCGGGTGCTGGACGGAGACGAGAAATGGCAAGACTTTATCTGCTTGCTCG GGTTCAGATTTGAGCGGATGCAAGTGCCCGCCAGGGTTCAAGGGCGACGGCTTCCATTGCCAAG ACGTCGACGAGTGCAGCGAGAAGCTGGCGTGCTCCTGCCCGCACTGCTCGTGCAAGAACAACTGGGGCGGATTCGACTGTaagtgcggcggcggcctgaTGTACATCAAGAGTGAAGACACTTGCATTG CCAAGAATATGTCGGCGTTCGGGTGGCTCGTCACCGCCCTGGTCGTGTCgtgcctcgccggcgccggcgtcgcCGGATACGTGTTCTACAAGTACAGGCTCAGG CGGTACATGGACTCAGAGATCATGGCGATCATGGCGCAGTACATGCCCCTGGACAGCCAGCACAACGAAAACCAGCCGCTCAGGACGCAAGAGACCCAGCAAGCGTAG